The sequence ATCAGCTTAAAAGAAGTTTTGGTTATTAAGCATAAAAGAAAAATCCGCGATGATCCGCGGCAAAAGATTTTAATGGTATAGGAATTTTCATTTTTGCCTCAAACGATAGCGCTCTTCAGTCCGCCCGCAAGGCCGTGTTCATATTGCCGGTACAATACCCCTCCAGATCAAGCGATACAAACCGGAAGCCCAGGCGCTGCAGATGCGTCACAATCTTTTGGCGGATCGAATCGTCTGCCAGTCGGCAAATGGCCGCGGTATCCGCTTCGATACGGGCAGTTTCTCCCTCATGGCGGACCCGGATTTGAGAAGAGATATCGAGCCGGCGAATGAACTCCTCGGCCTCGTCAACCTGTCGCAGTTTTTCGGCAGTAATCCGGCTTCCGCAGGGGATGCGGGAGGCCAGACAGGCGGAGGAGGGCCGGTTCCAGGTGGTCAGGTTCAGCCATTGGGACAGCTGCCGGATGTCTGACTTGTTCATCCCGGCTTCGACCAGGGGGTGCCGGATGCCAAGCTCATCGGCAGCCCGGCGGCCGGGCCTGAAGTCATTGGCGTCATCCAGATTTTCACCGTCTGCCAGGAGAAAAATTCCATGAGCTTCCGCTGTTTGCCGGATCCGTTCGAACCGGTATTTTTTGCAGACATAGCACCGGTCGCAGGTGTTGTCGACAAATTCCGGAAGGTCCAGTTCGCGGGTGGGAACCTGAAGATGACGAACGCCCACCGCGCGGGCAAACAAAACTGCCTGTCCCAGCTCCCGGCGCGGGGTGGTTTCGGATACGGCCGTTACGGCCAACACGTTTTTCCCCATGGCATCACCGGCGGCCCTGAGCAGAAATGCGCTGTCCACACCGCCGGAAAATCCCACCGCCACAGCTTTCATGGCGGCGAGGCATTGTTTCAGATGATCGAACTTCGATTGCAAAGATTTCGATAGAATTTTCATCTGTTTCATTTTAAATCCGAATCTGTCTGCCGCATGACCGCTTCGGCCACCTGTCGGGGGGGCAGTCCGTGCCGTTCGGCAATCGCGCGGATATCGTCAAATTCCGGTTTGGCGTGAAGCCGCCGCTCTCCGGCCGTTGATACCTTGATCCGGACCTCGTGCGTCTGCCCCTCAATCCGGACCGTGCAGGTGCGGGTTTCCCGCCGGGCCATGATTTTCCCTGCTTCGATGACCCGAAGCCCCAACGTTCCGGTCTGCTCCATGATGACCCGGGACAGGTGCGGATAATCACTCCATTGGCACAGCGCCGTCAGGATCTGAACCGGCCGGTTTTTTTTGCCGATGGCATTTTCGATCCAGGCATCCACGGCCCCTTCTTCAAGCAGCCGGCTCAGGGTGTAACCGAGAATTTCTCCCGTGGTATCGTCAAGATTCGTCTGGAGCATTACCACCCGGTCGTGATCGGGCGTACCGGTTCGTCCTTCCACCAGCCGAAGCACGTTGGGCCCATGGGGAAGCGGTTTCAGACCGGCCCCGTATCCGGTGCGAACCGGGGTCATGGCCGGGTAGCTGTCCAAAATTTTATGGGTGATGTTGGCCAGTATGGCAGCACCCGTGGGCGTGGTCAGCTCCATATTTTCGTGGCTTTCGGCAAACGGCAGCTGATGCCGGCACAGGATCTCCAGGGTGGCGGGAGCAGGTGAGGCAATGTTTCCATGGGCCATGGAGATGACGGCGTTGCCGAGTTTGGGTGGCATGCCGTAAATGGAGCCGTCCAGAAACCCGGATTTTTCCAGTATCAGAATAGTCCCGGTCACATCAAATACGGTGTCGAGTGATCCCACCTCGTGAAGGTGAACATGGCTGCGGTGTACCCGGGTTTCCGCCCGGATCAGGTCTTTGGTAATACAGATGGCAAGACCCCGCCCTTTTTTTGACAGCCCGACGGCTTCGGCTACCGAATGGATGGCGTTGAGCAGGTCTTCCGGATGGCTGAGCCGGTTTTCGTCGATCTGGATATCGAGCTGCCGGGCGCCGATGCCGCCGGATTCAACCTGCCGGACCGATGCGTCAAAGCGCCGGCAGGCGGGCAGGGGCCGAATCGCTTCGGCTACCGTTGCTACCGGCGTCTCGCTGCCGGTCAGGTCAACCAGAGCGGCGACCATCATATCGCCGGCGATTCCGGCAATTCGGGGATCGATAATCAGTGTTTTCATGATGCGGTGTGCCTCCCGGGAAAATGTATGACGGCAGCGGTTTATTTTCAACGCACAAATCATAGCATGTAAATGTATTACGGAACAAGTTCTGAGTAGAAGGAGAAATTTTATCAGGCGCTCTGTATGCGTCACAGGCCCATGGTGTCAGCATCAACTGGAGATATGTCTTGAGGAAGCATCCCTTCCGGTGGTATAAATAATCAAGTAACAACGTATCAAATATATCCTACCTGCCGCGCACGTTTTATCAGTTTCTATCCATCAGCACAGACCTGTTGTTGAAAAATTACGTTCGGATTATTCTGGTCGATATCCATAACGGAAAAGTCTCTGCCATCCGGGTCAAGAAGGATATCCTTTTCAGGACGGTAAATTCAACGAAAAGGTAACGCCATGAAAAAATACATCATTCAATCGGTACTTATCTGCGTCGGGATCGTTCTTGCGTTTGCATTGTTCAGCACGCTTTATTACACGATGGTCCGCACCTCAACACCCGGGTTCTGCGCCTCATGCCATGAAATTAAACCGGCGGTTCGGGCCTGGGGGGCGTCCACCCATGTTAACAATGCAGCCGGGGTTATGGTGGACTGCATGGATTGCCACCTGCCGGCGCCTCAGGACACATTCGACTTTTTCTTTTCCAAAACCTATCACGGCATCAAAGACGTTGCAGTCCATTTTTTTGGTGATGCATATGACCGGGATAAGTCCCGAAGCGCCGCCTATGAATTCTTTGATAACGATCAGTGCCAAAAATGTCACCGCAACCTTCTCAGCATGCCCCACAGCCGGGGAGCCATGCTGGCCCATCGTTCCGTAATGTATGCCCGCCCGGGTTATGAGAAGCGATGTGTGGATTGTCACTATGATCTGGTTCACAAGGATAAAACGTCGGTCATGTTCCGACAGTACCGAAAGCAGCCCTATCAGGCAAAAGGGCTGAGCGTGGAAAACCTCGGGATATAAATCCGATTTTTTTTAACCTTAAAACCAAAAGGAGTTTGGCAAATGAGAAGAAAAGCGACCTGGATGCGGGTCTGGATGATGGCCGTGATTTTTCTGATGATGTCCGGTTTTCAGTTAGCCTCCGCCCAGCAGCCTAATTTTTCCAAGGTAAAGGAATACCGGATCGAACGAAGCATTCCGCCTGAAGCCGTTGCCTGCATTGAATGCCACAGGGCGAAAACGCCGGGTGTGTTTGCCGATTGGGCGAAAAGCCGCCATGCCAACGCAAATATTACCTGCCTGGATTGCCATCTGGTTCAGCCCGGTGATGAGGACATCGCAAAGGGGCATGAAACCTATTACAACCGTTCGGATATGCCTTACGGAGAGGCTAAGCACAAGGTTCCGATCGCCTCTATCGTAACCCCGAAGGACTGCTCCCGATGCCACCCGGATGAAGTGATTCAGTACAGCAAATCCAAACATGCCAATACCCTGGAGATTATCTGGAAAATCGATCCATGGCTGAATAAGGGTATGAATTCGGACAATGAACGCAAGACGGGTTGCTTCAATTGCCACGGGACGGTGATCTCCATCGATGACAAAGGCGCCATCGATCCGGCGACATGGCCCAATGCCGGCGTGGGGCGGATCAATATCGATGGCAGCAAGGGTGCCTGCACGTCCTGTCACACCCGGCATCGTTTTTCAGTAGCTGAGGCCAGAATGCCCGAAGCCTGTGATCAATGCCACCTGGGGCCGGATCATCCCCAGATTGAGATATTTGAGGAATCCAAGCACGGCACGATGTATCACGCATATAAGGACGAGTACAATTTTAACGCAGCCGGAGGCACGTGGACAGCCGGGATTGACTACCGGGCGCCGACCTGTGCGGCCTGCCACATGTCCGGTTCGGGCAAAGTGACCACCAGCCATGATGTGACCGAGCGGCTGTCCTGGGAAACCCAGGCCCCCTTGACGATCCGGCCTTCGGAATTTAAAGCGTTTCCGGCGCAGACGGAATGGCAGGCGGAGCGCGAAAAAATGAAAAACATCTGCCGCCAGTGCCATGGGGATTCCTGGATTAACGATTTTTATAAGGGTTTTGATACGTCTGTGCAGGAGTATAATGACGTCTATTTCAAACCGGCCAAGGCAAAGCTGGACGAGCTGTATGAAAAGGGGTTGCTGGATTCCACGAAATTTTTCGACGAACACCTTGAACTGCAATTTTACGAACTCTGGCATTATGAAGGCCGGCGTGCGCGTATGGGCTCGATGATGATGGCACCGGACTATGCCTGGTGGCATGGATTTTATGAGTGCAAGCCCCGCTTGAACGAGTTTATGGAAGAAGCCGACCATGTCATTGAAACCGGCCAGAAGGCCTACGTGTATCCTGATTACCCCAATGCCACCGGAACTACTAAGCGTCCCGAGAAATTGTTTCCGGAAGGCAAATAAATCTAATTTCAGCGATTCCCAACACGCTGATATTTTTCTCGTACCTCTTCAAAAATTGTATAAAAAATAGGCACATACACCAGCGTGAGCAGGGTGGACACAACGAGTCCGCCGATGGCAACCACCGCAAGCGGTGACAGCCGTTCCAGACCGATGGCGCGTTCTGCGGCGATCGGCAGCATGCCCATGATGGTGCTCAGGGCCGTCATCAGGATCGGGCGTGTCCGGGTGAAAATGGCCCCTTCGATGGCCTCATCCAGGGATTTTCCCTGTTGTCGGGCGGTTTTGATAAAATTCAGCAGCAAAATGGAATTGTTGACCGTAATTCCGGCCAGTAAAATCATGCCCATCGAGGCCGGCATGCAGAAGTGACGGCCCATGATGAGCATGCCCCACGACATACCGATAAATGCCAGAGGGATGGCGAGCATGATCATGATCGGGTCCAGAAATGATCGAAACGTGGGCACCAACGAAAAATAGAGCAAAATTATGGCCAGCAGCATGGCCTTGCCAAGGCGCCCGAAACTTTCTCCCATGAATTTGATTTCCCCTTCCTGCCCGACGGAAAAGCCCCGGGGTATCTCGATGTGTCTAAGGCGCTCTTCCACCTGATCCTGTACATGGGATATGGCTGTGGTGGATCGGTAGCCCAGAACATCCACCACCGGTTGAAGGTTCTGCCGTACAAATCGGCTCCGGGTCCACGCGGGCTCCAGAGTCCCGATTTCGTTTAACGGGACCTGGCCGGTGCGGGTGGGAATCAGCAGTGTCGTTAAATCCAGGGGGCTGTTGCGATGCTCCGGCGGGTATTGGACCCGTAGCACGTGGCCGTCTTCGCCCGGTACTCTCAAAACCGATGCGCTGTTGCCCTGGATGGCGGTTTTCAGGGTGGCGGCTACCTGTATGGGATCAATTCCGTATACGGCCATTTTTTCCGGGTCGAGTTTCAGGTGCAGTTCGCGTTTACTGTAATCCCAGCTGCGGGATACGCTCGTGAGTCCGCGAACCGATGACAGGGCGTTGCTCACATCTGCTGCCAGTCGCGCAAGCGTTTCGCCGTCCGGGCCGGAAATCATGACATCGATCGGTGCGCTGATCGATGATAGCGGCGTTGCGCCATAATCAAACACGTTGATGACTTTCAGACCGGGTATTTGCGATAATTCAGATCGCAATCGGTTTTCGATCTGCCAGATGGTTTCCGTGCGATGAAACCGATCGACATAGTGAGCGGTAATGATGCCTTCCTGGGAATTTCGTTCAGAGCCAAAGCTGATTACCCCGGGCTCGGAGCCGACTTTCGTTGCCATTCGAATAAACCCGGGAACGCTCATAACCCTTTTTTCCATCTGCGTGACAACGGCTTCGGTTGCTGTTAAAGCCGTATTGGTTTCGGTTTCGAATGCGATTTTGAGAATGCCGGTATCCATGGGCGGCATAAGATCTTTTCCGGCCAGCGGCATGACCCTTGCGCTGATCACAAAAAGCCCCACCCCCACCGGTCCGATCACCAGCCATCGGTATCGTCTGGCAAAGCGGTATGCGCCGGTAAAAAAGCGCCGGAACGGTGTAAGCCACATATTTGTGAGCTTATCCAGGTATTTTTCGATATACTGCTCAAGGCGTGTGGTCCCCGACAGCCGGGGCGATAAGAGAGGAATCACGGTCACCGAAACGATATAAGACGACAAAAGTGACAAAAACAGTACTATTGCCAGGGGTCTCAGGATTCTCTGGGGATATCCCCCCACAAACATCACCGGGAATAAAACCACCAGCGTGGTGAACGTTCCTGCAAAATCCGCCAGAAATATTTCCTTGGTCCCGGTCAGTGCGGCCTTTTGGGGGGTGATTCCGGGCTGTTGAGAATGCCGGTCGATATTTTCAATGACCACGATGGCATCATCCACGAGCAGGCCCACTGCCAGAATGATACCGGTCAGTGTCACGATATTGAGTTCGTACCCGATCAGTTTCATTCCCGCAAATGTCAGCAGGAAGGTGAAAGGAATTGAAATGGCTGCCAGCAGGGTCATGCGGATTCGCGCCAGCATCAGCAGAATGACAACCACGGTCAGGATAATGGCATCGCGCAAGCTGACGGTCAGGTTGCTGACCGAGGTTTCGATTAAATCTTTCTGGGTATCGGCTACCTGGATGTCCAGTTC comes from Desulfobacterales bacterium and encodes:
- the larE gene encoding ATP-dependent sacrificial sulfur transferase LarE; translation: MKQMKILSKSLQSKFDHLKQCLAAMKAVAVGFSGGVDSAFLLRAAGDAMGKNVLAVTAVSETTPRRELGQAVLFARAVGVRHLQVPTRELDLPEFVDNTCDRCYVCKKYRFERIRQTAEAHGIFLLADGENLDDANDFRPGRRAADELGIRHPLVEAGMNKSDIRQLSQWLNLTTWNRPSSACLASRIPCGSRITAEKLRQVDEAEEFIRRLDISSQIRVRHEGETARIEADTAAICRLADDSIRQKIVTHLQRLGFRFVSLDLEGYCTGNMNTALRAD
- the larC gene encoding nickel pincer cofactor biosynthesis protein LarC; this encodes MKTLIIDPRIAGIAGDMMVAALVDLTGSETPVATVAEAIRPLPACRRFDASVRQVESGGIGARQLDIQIDENRLSHPEDLLNAIHSVAEAVGLSKKGRGLAICITKDLIRAETRVHRSHVHLHEVGSLDTVFDVTGTILILEKSGFLDGSIYGMPPKLGNAVISMAHGNIASPAPATLEILCRHQLPFAESHENMELTTPTGAAILANITHKILDSYPAMTPVRTGYGAGLKPLPHGPNVLRLVEGRTGTPDHDRVVMLQTNLDDTTGEILGYTLSRLLEEGAVDAWIENAIGKKNRPVQILTALCQWSDYPHLSRVIMEQTGTLGLRVIEAGKIMARRETRTCTVRIEGQTHEVRIKVSTAGERRLHAKPEFDDIRAIAERHGLPPRQVAEAVMRQTDSDLK
- a CDS encoding NapC/NirT family cytochrome c: MKKYIIQSVLICVGIVLAFALFSTLYYTMVRTSTPGFCASCHEIKPAVRAWGASTHVNNAAGVMVDCMDCHLPAPQDTFDFFFSKTYHGIKDVAVHFFGDAYDRDKSRSAAYEFFDNDQCQKCHRNLLSMPHSRGAMLAHRSVMYARPGYEKRCVDCHYDLVHKDKTSVMFRQYRKQPYQAKGLSVENLGI
- a CDS encoding multiheme c-type cytochrome, which produces MRRKATWMRVWMMAVIFLMMSGFQLASAQQPNFSKVKEYRIERSIPPEAVACIECHRAKTPGVFADWAKSRHANANITCLDCHLVQPGDEDIAKGHETYYNRSDMPYGEAKHKVPIASIVTPKDCSRCHPDEVIQYSKSKHANTLEIIWKIDPWLNKGMNSDNERKTGCFNCHGTVISIDDKGAIDPATWPNAGVGRINIDGSKGACTSCHTRHRFSVAEARMPEACDQCHLGPDHPQIEIFEESKHGTMYHAYKDEYNFNAAGGTWTAGIDYRAPTCAACHMSGSGKVTTSHDVTERLSWETQAPLTIRPSEFKAFPAQTEWQAEREKMKNICRQCHGDSWINDFYKGFDTSVQEYNDVYFKPAKAKLDELYEKGLLDSTKFFDEHLELQFYELWHYEGRRARMGSMMMAPDYAWWHGFYECKPRLNEFMEEADHVIETGQKAYVYPDYPNATGTTKRPEKLFPEGK
- a CDS encoding efflux RND transporter permease subunit; the protein is MNFIERYLKHPHGIMALLLGGIVFGILSFRTLPLNLFPDANYPAVSVLMVWPGAAAEDMEDKVARPVEKELAGLDLSRKVKSISRDGVAAISVEFDYEKSLDAAVTDVSAALNRIVSVLPAGIEAPRLFRISDAVSPVVTLAVSARNGSHLDPARVRQLSDNELKEALLRIPEVAQVEVFGGYTPEIRIEVDPDRLARHNLTLAQVSAAVNAHNANIPSGLIINENNQLLIKIAGEKQLKQALYDIIVAHDDTGAIHLRDVARLVTTHAERQSFFHGNGKPAIGINILRPEKGHVTVTLSALEKHLTKIREDFPELDIQVADTQKDLIETSVSNLTVSLRDAIILTVVVILLMLARIRMTLLAAISIPFTFLLTFAGMKLIGYELNIVTLTGIILAVGLLVDDAIVVIENIDRHSQQPGITPQKAALTGTKEIFLADFAGTFTTLVVLFPVMFVGGYPQRILRPLAIVLFLSLLSSYIVSVTVIPLLSPRLSGTTRLEQYIEKYLDKLTNMWLTPFRRFFTGAYRFARRYRWLVIGPVGVGLFVISARVMPLAGKDLMPPMDTGILKIAFETETNTALTATEAVVTQMEKRVMSVPGFIRMATKVGSEPGVISFGSERNSQEGIITAHYVDRFHRTETIWQIENRLRSELSQIPGLKVINVFDYGATPLSSISAPIDVMISGPDGETLARLAADVSNALSSVRGLTSVSRSWDYSKRELHLKLDPEKMAVYGIDPIQVAATLKTAIQGNSASVLRVPGEDGHVLRVQYPPEHRNSPLDLTTLLIPTRTGQVPLNEIGTLEPAWTRSRFVRQNLQPVVDVLGYRSTTAISHVQDQVEERLRHIEIPRGFSVGQEGEIKFMGESFGRLGKAMLLAIILLYFSLVPTFRSFLDPIMIMLAIPLAFIGMSWGMLIMGRHFCMPASMGMILLAGITVNNSILLLNFIKTARQQGKSLDEAIEGAIFTRTRPILMTALSTIMGMLPIAAERAIGLERLSPLAVVAIGGLVVSTLLTLVYVPIFYTIFEEVREKYQRVGNR